One region of Thermoanaerobacterales bacterium genomic DNA includes:
- a CDS encoding ABC transporter ATP-binding protein, with protein sequence IEFDGASIKGFDAEDIVRRGIFQVMEGRRVFEHLTIEENLVAGAYIRRDRTNVRRDIDRVYNYFPRLRDLRHRVAGYLSGGEQQMLAIGRALMAKPRLMLLDEPSLGLAPLLVQEIFRIIKQINLDEGCSILVVEQNAKVALGIADYGYIMENGRIVLEGEVERLLNNEDVQEFYLGLSGVGGKKSYRDVKHYKRRKRWLS encoded by the coding sequence GATAGAATTCGACGGCGCCTCCATCAAGGGCTTTGACGCCGAAGATATTGTACGCCGCGGCATTTTTCAGGTCATGGAGGGGCGGCGGGTTTTTGAACACCTGACGATCGAGGAAAACCTGGTCGCCGGCGCTTACATCCGGCGCGACCGCACAAACGTCCGCCGGGATATCGACCGTGTATATAACTACTTCCCGCGGCTGAGAGACCTGCGACACCGGGTCGCCGGCTACCTCTCCGGCGGGGAACAGCAGATGCTGGCCATCGGGAGGGCGTTGATGGCCAAGCCGCGCCTGATGCTGCTCGACGAGCCGTCGCTTGGGCTTGCGCCCTTGCTGGTGCAGGAAATTTTCCGGATTATCAAGCAGATTAACCTGGACGAGGGCTGCTCCATCCTGGTCGTTGAACAGAACGCGAAGGTTGCTCTGGGCATTGCGGACTACGGCTACATTATGGAGAACGGGCGCATTGTCCTGGAAGGCGAAGTGGAACGGCTCCTCAACAACGAGGACGTACAGGAGTTCTACCTCGGGCTGTCCGGTGTCGGGGGCAAAAAGA